The Candidatus Delongbacteria bacterium genome has a segment encoding these proteins:
- a CDS encoding branched-chain amino acid aminotransferase, which translates to MGAFPVTRIATSRRDSIDYSNLRFGVYFTDHMFVMDYSDGAWHSPRIEPNEPMAISPANMTFHYGQAVFEGLKAFRQSNGRIVLFRPDRHASRLNRSCRALCIPEIAEDVVLAGLTQLIREERDFVPAERGHSLYVRPFVIAMDNILGVQSSQSFRLIVLLSPVAAYYAEGMKPVSLHVAQHHSRAAKGGLGMAKTPANYAASLLPAKRAKEKGFTQVLWLDATEHKYIEEVGTMNIFFKINGELYTPPLDGDTILSGITRMSVIDLCRSWGTPVHEQRVSIQQLFEASHSGELEEVFGTGTAAVISPVGEIQYNNETIQINGKQIGPMAQKLYDTITGIQYGELADPFGWVVEVC; encoded by the coding sequence ATGGGAGCATTTCCCGTCACCCGGATCGCCACCAGCCGCAGGGACAGCATCGACTACAGCAACCTGCGCTTCGGGGTCTACTTCACGGACCACATGTTCGTGATGGACTACAGCGACGGCGCCTGGCACAGCCCGCGCATCGAACCCAACGAGCCGATGGCCATTTCGCCGGCCAACATGACCTTCCATTACGGCCAGGCCGTGTTCGAGGGCTTGAAGGCCTTCCGCCAGTCCAACGGCCGGATCGTGCTCTTCCGGCCGGACCGCCACGCCTCCCGCCTGAACCGCTCCTGCCGCGCCCTCTGCATCCCGGAAATCGCCGAGGACGTGGTGCTGGCCGGTTTGACCCAGCTGATCCGCGAAGAGCGCGACTTCGTGCCCGCCGAGCGCGGCCACAGCCTCTACGTCCGGCCCTTCGTCATCGCCATGGACAACATCCTGGGCGTGCAGTCCAGCCAGAGCTTCCGCCTGATCGTCCTGCTCAGCCCGGTGGCCGCCTACTACGCCGAAGGCATGAAGCCCGTCAGCCTGCACGTCGCCCAGCACCACAGCCGCGCCGCCAAGGGCGGTCTGGGCATGGCCAAGACCCCGGCCAACTACGCCGCCAGCCTGCTGCCGGCCAAGCGCGCCAAGGAGAAGGGCTTCACCCAGGTGCTCTGGCTGGACGCCACGGAGCACAAGTACATCGAAGAAGTGGGCACCATGAACATCTTCTTCAAGATCAACGGCGAACTCTACACCCCGCCGCTGGATGGCGACACCATCCTCTCGGGCATCACGCGTATGAGCGTGATCGACCTCTGCCGCTCCTGGGGCACGCCCGTCCACGAGCAGCGGGTGAGCATCCAGCAGCTCTTCGAGGCCTCCCATTCCGGTGAGCTCGAGGAGGTCTTCGGCACGGGTACGGCCGCGGTGATCAGCCCGGTCGGGGAGATCCAGTACAACAACGAGACGATCCAGATCAACGGCAAGCAGATCGGCCCCATGGCCCAGAAGCTCTACGACACCATCACGGGCATCCAGTACGGCGAGTTGGCGGATCCCTTCGGCTGGGTCGTCGAGGTCTGCTAA
- the mutM gene encoding bifunctional DNA-formamidopyrimidine glycosylase/DNA-(apurinic or apyrimidinic site) lyase has product MPELPEVETVARQLDRVLPGRILRGLQVRDPKLAHLESLAGSLGGARLGRIRRSGKRVILPLEDEGSVRGWLAVHLRMTGRLLLVEEGAAEPAPARLCLELDRGRLLFADTRRFGTVDWLTRPAELAPPGLDPFDPACTPTALAELARAARAPLKSWLLDQKRVCGLGNIYVCEILHACRLSPWRAAGSLEPAQWRLLHREMRRILRLAIENCGTTFSDFQDSRGLEGSFGRMLQVYGRAGAACPRCGAVVQRETQAQRGSWWCPGCQE; this is encoded by the coding sequence GTGCCCGAGTTGCCCGAAGTCGAGACCGTCGCGCGACAGCTGGACCGGGTCCTGCCCGGCCGGATCCTGCGCGGCCTGCAGGTGCGGGACCCCAAGCTGGCCCACCTGGAGTCCTTGGCCGGCAGCCTGGGCGGCGCCCGGTTGGGGCGGATCCGGCGCAGTGGCAAGCGCGTGATCCTGCCGCTGGAGGACGAAGGGTCCGTCCGGGGCTGGCTGGCCGTGCACCTGCGCATGACCGGACGCCTGCTGCTGGTGGAGGAGGGCGCAGCCGAGCCCGCTCCCGCCCGCCTCTGCCTGGAGCTGGACCGGGGCCGGCTGCTGTTCGCGGACACGCGCCGCTTCGGCACGGTGGATTGGCTTACCCGGCCCGCCGAACTGGCCCCGCCGGGGCTGGATCCCTTCGACCCCGCCTGCACGCCCACCGCCCTGGCGGAGCTGGCCCGCGCGGCCCGCGCCCCGCTCAAGAGCTGGCTGCTGGACCAAAAGCGCGTCTGCGGGCTGGGCAACATCTACGTCTGCGAGATCCTGCACGCCTGCCGCCTCTCGCCCTGGCGCGCGGCGGGCAGCCTGGAGCCGGCGCAGTGGCGGCTCCTGCACCGGGAGATGCGGCGCATCCTGCGCCTGGCCATCGAGAACTGCGGCACCACCTTCTCGGACTTCCAGGACAGCCGCGGGCTGGAGGGCTCCTTCGGCCGGATGCTGCAGGTCTACGGCCGCGCCGGGGCGGCCTGCCCGCGCTGCGGCGCCGTGGTGCAACGCGAGACCCAGGCCCAGCGCGGCAGCTGGTGGTGCCCGGGCTGCCAGGAATAG
- a CDS encoding PAS domain-containing protein, giving the protein MLDRMQFHRAILDHLMEPVLASDATGMVQYMNPAAERLIGWPLWEAVSQPVQEILDPEGVLADTVWQELLHSGECLVNQPCRLRARWGETLERRVSVSPLYQGSFRCGTVFVFHEDRGDSASST; this is encoded by the coding sequence ATGTTGGATCGGATGCAATTCCACCGGGCCATCCTGGACCACCTGATGGAACCCGTCCTGGCCAGCGACGCCACCGGCATGGTGCAGTACATGAATCCCGCGGCCGAGCGCCTGATCGGCTGGCCGCTCTGGGAGGCGGTGAGCCAGCCCGTGCAGGAGATCCTGGACCCGGAAGGCGTGCTGGCGGACACCGTCTGGCAGGAACTCCTCCACTCCGGCGAGTGCCTGGTCAACCAGCCCTGCCGCCTGCGGGCCCGCTGGGGGGAGACCCTGGAGCGCCGGGTCAGCGTTTCGCCGCTCTATCAGGGGAGTTTCCGCTGCGGCACAGTCTTCGTGTTCCACGAGGATCGGGGTGACAGCGCGTCTTCCACCTGA
- a CDS encoding GntG family PLP-dependent aldolase produces the protein METLDFRSDTLTRPDEGMRRAMAAAEVGDDVFGEDPTVRRLEERVAALFGHEAALLTPSGTMSNLIAVGLHCARGEEAVLERRTHTFFHEAGGMSALMNVLPWVVDCPEGWLTPEALDGAIRADNVHFPRTRLAIVENTANLAGGRVVPVDVLTRLRGICRERGLALHLDGARIWNAAVAANLALSEYGALADTLSCSLAKGLGCPVGSLLVGDRERIDGARRLRKMLGGGMRQAGVLAAAGLYALDHWLPRLAEDHERARQVALTLRCLLDESVVVQEPESNMVLLHTGEPALTKHLLAEWERRGVRALALGETRIRLVTHHDLPPDIGFQLEARLG, from the coding sequence ATGGAGACACTGGACTTCCGCTCGGACACGCTGACCCGGCCGGATGAGGGCATGCGGCGCGCCATGGCCGCCGCCGAGGTGGGCGACGACGTCTTCGGCGAGGACCCCACCGTCCGCCGGCTGGAGGAGCGGGTGGCCGCGCTGTTCGGGCACGAGGCGGCCCTGCTCACGCCCAGCGGCACCATGTCCAACCTGATCGCCGTGGGCCTGCACTGCGCCCGCGGCGAGGAGGCCGTGCTGGAGCGGCGCACCCACACCTTCTTCCACGAGGCGGGTGGCATGTCCGCGTTGATGAACGTGCTGCCGTGGGTGGTGGATTGTCCGGAGGGCTGGCTCACGCCGGAGGCGCTGGACGGGGCCATCCGCGCGGACAACGTGCACTTTCCCCGCACCCGGCTGGCCATCGTGGAGAACACGGCCAACCTGGCCGGCGGCCGCGTGGTGCCTGTGGACGTGCTGACCCGCCTGCGGGGCATCTGTCGGGAGCGCGGCCTGGCCCTGCACCTGGACGGGGCGCGGATCTGGAACGCGGCCGTGGCCGCGAACCTGGCGCTGAGCGAGTACGGCGCGCTGGCGGACACTCTCAGCTGCAGCCTTGCCAAAGGCCTGGGCTGCCCGGTGGGCAGCCTGCTGGTGGGGGACCGGGAGCGGATCGACGGGGCCCGGCGGCTGCGCAAGATGCTGGGCGGCGGCATGCGCCAGGCCGGCGTGCTGGCCGCGGCGGGACTCTACGCGCTGGACCACTGGCTGCCGCGTCTGGCCGAGGACCACGAGCGGGCGCGCCAGGTGGCCCTGACCCTGCGCTGCCTGCTGGACGAATCCGTCGTCGTGCAGGAGCCCGAGAGCAACATGGTGCTGTTGCACACGGGCGAGCCCGCGCTGACGAAACACCTGCTGGCGGAGTGGGAGCGACGCGGCGTCCGCGCCCTGGCGCTGGGGGAGACGCGGATCCGGTTGGTCACCCACCACGACCTGCCACCGGACATCGGCTTCCAGCTGGAGGCCCGGCTGGGCTGA
- a CDS encoding peroxiredoxin — translation MALTPGEPVPGFLLEDEGQLPLRPEDFRGRWWVCYAYPKDNTPGCTQEARDFSGLLEEFRALGAEVVGVSPDKPASHRKFIDGQGLGLRLLSDPEHVLLEPWGAWGLKKFMGREYQGVKRSTWLVDPAGRLAEVWTDVKVKGHAEAVLASLRARLGR, via the coding sequence ATGGCCTTGACGCCCGGTGAACCCGTGCCTGGATTCCTGCTGGAGGACGAAGGTCAGCTGCCGCTGCGGCCGGAGGACTTTCGCGGCCGCTGGTGGGTCTGCTACGCCTACCCCAAGGACAACACCCCCGGCTGTACGCAGGAGGCGCGGGACTTCAGCGGCCTGCTGGAGGAGTTCCGGGCCCTGGGGGCCGAGGTCGTGGGCGTCAGTCCGGACAAGCCCGCCAGCCACCGCAAGTTCATCGACGGGCAGGGCCTGGGGCTGCGTTTGCTCAGCGACCCGGAGCACGTCCTGCTGGAGCCCTGGGGCGCCTGGGGCCTGAAGAAGTTCATGGGACGCGAGTACCAGGGCGTCAAGCGCAGCACGTGGCTGGTGGACCCCGCGGGCCGGCTGGCCGAGGTCTGGACGGACGTCAAGGTCAAGGGCCACGCCGAGGCCGTGCTGGCCAGCCTGCGCGCCCGGCTGGGCCGCTGA
- a CDS encoding inositol monophosphatase family protein: MSLSARELEVRLAAAREAATEAARQLWVEYHRPGGPRGAGSHADVDEEVEARIQEILGRHCPGDGCLGEELHARVLGDGPRVGGHLWIVDPNDGTSPYLKGCRGSAVSIGLVEEGRPVLGVVMAWDGPEGVGEQLAWRAGGPLLRNGVETSREWPAGGEGALALVSHEADRKNSLANAQAVAPLRYVTLPSIALRMALVAAGEGDVTVSLGGPESWDLAGGHALLLAVGGELVNGAGEPIRYGADGSCNNDGRAFGGAPALVRELAARDWSGVGARTPAEAGLDLAFPVARAVRPDWGRLRRAQGCLLGLLAGDSLGGLVEFRDPAWIRENFPAGLRELEDGGQWNTLAGQPTDDGEMALHLARTLVRDGVFTPEAVLESYRSWLHSGPFDVGTTTRLGLTARPDAQSQANGALMRVAPLGIFVAGQPRERAEEWASQDAGLTHPHPVCRQASALFAGAVASAVSRGHGPERIYAGLLGRAAALGVDTSLLEVLRAARTAPPADYHSQMGWVLVAFQNAVWQLLHAPSLEEALVDTVGRGGDTDTNAAIAGALLGAVHGLDALPARWRLRLMACRPLPGLAEVEHPRPRACWPVDALVLAERLLTAARG, translated from the coding sequence ATGTCCCTTAGCGCACGTGAACTGGAGGTCCGCCTGGCGGCGGCCCGCGAGGCCGCCACGGAGGCGGCGCGCCAGCTCTGGGTGGAGTACCATCGCCCGGGCGGGCCGCGGGGCGCGGGCAGCCACGCCGACGTGGACGAGGAGGTGGAGGCGCGCATCCAGGAGATCCTGGGCCGGCATTGCCCGGGGGACGGCTGCCTGGGCGAGGAGCTGCACGCCCGCGTGCTCGGGGACGGGCCGCGCGTGGGCGGCCACCTGTGGATCGTGGATCCCAACGACGGCACCTCGCCCTACCTGAAGGGCTGCCGCGGCTCGGCGGTCTCCATCGGGCTGGTGGAGGAGGGGCGACCCGTGCTGGGCGTCGTCATGGCCTGGGACGGACCGGAGGGGGTGGGCGAGCAGCTGGCCTGGCGGGCCGGCGGACCCCTGCTGCGCAACGGCGTGGAGACGAGCCGGGAGTGGCCCGCCGGTGGGGAGGGCGCGCTGGCCCTGGTCTCCCACGAGGCCGACCGCAAGAACTCGCTGGCCAACGCCCAGGCCGTGGCGCCGCTGCGCTACGTGACCCTGCCCAGCATCGCGCTGCGCATGGCCCTGGTGGCCGCAGGCGAGGGCGACGTGACGGTCTCGCTGGGCGGGCCGGAATCCTGGGATCTGGCCGGCGGGCACGCCCTGCTGCTGGCGGTGGGCGGGGAGCTGGTGAACGGCGCCGGGGAACCCATCCGCTACGGGGCGGACGGGAGCTGCAACAACGACGGCCGGGCCTTTGGTGGGGCGCCCGCCCTGGTGCGCGAGCTGGCCGCCCGGGACTGGAGCGGCGTGGGCGCGCGGACCCCGGCGGAAGCGGGTCTGGACCTGGCCTTCCCCGTGGCGCGGGCCGTGCGTCCGGACTGGGGCCGCCTGCGGCGCGCCCAGGGCTGCCTGCTGGGGCTGCTGGCCGGGGACTCGCTGGGCGGGCTGGTGGAGTTCCGCGACCCGGCCTGGATCCGCGAGAACTTCCCCGCGGGCCTGCGCGAGCTGGAGGACGGCGGCCAGTGGAACACGCTGGCCGGCCAGCCCACTGACGACGGCGAGATGGCCCTGCACCTGGCGCGCACCCTGGTGCGGGACGGCGTCTTCACACCCGAGGCTGTGCTGGAATCCTACCGCAGCTGGCTGCACTCGGGCCCCTTCGACGTGGGAACCACCACGCGGCTGGGGCTGACGGCGCGTCCCGACGCCCAGAGCCAGGCCAACGGGGCCCTGATGCGCGTCGCGCCGCTGGGCATCTTCGTGGCGGGACAGCCGCGGGAGCGGGCCGAAGAGTGGGCCTCCCAGGACGCGGGCCTGACCCATCCGCATCCGGTCTGCCGCCAGGCCTCGGCGCTGTTCGCCGGGGCCGTCGCCTCCGCCGTGAGCCGGGGCCACGGGCCGGAGCGGATCTACGCCGGCCTGCTGGGCCGCGCCGCCGCGCTGGGCGTGGACACCTCGCTCCTGGAGGTCCTGCGCGCGGCTCGCACGGCGCCGCCCGCGGACTACCACTCCCAGATGGGGTGGGTGCTGGTGGCCTTCCAGAACGCAGTCTGGCAGCTGCTGCACGCCCCCAGCCTGGAGGAGGCCCTGGTGGACACGGTGGGGCGCGGCGGCGACACGGACACCAACGCGGCCATCGCGGGCGCGCTGCTGGGGGCCGTCCACGGCCTGGACGCGCTGCCGGCCCGCTGGCGTCTGCGCCTGATGGCCTGTCGGCCGTTGCCGGGATTGGCGGAGGTGGAGCATCCGCGGCCCCGGGCCTGCTGGCCGGTGGACGCCCTGGTGCTGGCCGAGCGGCTGCTGACGGCCGCCCGGGGCTGA
- a CDS encoding methyl-accepting chemotaxis protein — protein MMTLLLRLMSRNFDDLRIRQKLFRINLLLLGMTAVFMVVFFPAVQRWQLEKQAHGQLEIVTRMLAQGVETGLVFGDSSAVMERLGSLEAAESIHATAVFQADGTPFAVYKRAGDDFDPSALRGALDAPLSPAEPFVVLERPGHNISVMALFSEGQPLGRVVLEQSSEDMARDILLLRAVTLFVALCGMTVGMLLFALIIRRIVRPLQELDAAARRVVEGDFSVEAQVQSRDEIGQLAETFNLMLGKIRGSMQSLEEQQAYLNRSVEVLLGAMQRFAEGDLTQHLQAEREDAIGRLTQGFNTTVGRLRELMKGLAGDGETLAGAATDLTRVSTKMLGEARASAQRAGQMAGQTQMVDQHIQSVATATEEMGASINEIARSSTDAANTAASAVQLADQANVTVDKLGESSREIGEVVKVITSIAEQTNLLALNATIEAARAGDAGRGFAVVANEVKELAKETARATEAIGSRIAVIQQDTAQAVAAIARINEAITRVSSIQTTIAGAVEEQAVTTSEINQSLTSAADGSRSIATGVDVVVQGAEGTTAGAQELQDAATRLGRISAGLTEAVRRFRI, from the coding sequence ATGATGACGTTGCTCCTCCGTTTGATGAGCCGGAATTTCGACGACCTGCGCATCCGCCAGAAGCTGTTCCGGATCAACCTGTTGCTCCTGGGCATGACGGCCGTCTTCATGGTGGTCTTCTTTCCGGCCGTGCAGCGCTGGCAGTTGGAGAAACAGGCCCACGGCCAGCTGGAGATCGTCACGCGCATGCTGGCCCAGGGCGTGGAAACGGGCCTGGTCTTCGGGGACAGCAGCGCCGTGATGGAGCGGCTGGGCAGCCTCGAAGCCGCCGAGTCCATCCACGCCACGGCGGTCTTCCAGGCGGACGGCACGCCCTTCGCCGTGTACAAGCGGGCGGGCGACGACTTCGACCCCAGCGCCCTGCGGGGCGCCCTGGATGCGCCGCTGAGTCCCGCGGAACCCTTCGTGGTGCTGGAGCGGCCCGGCCACAACATCTCGGTGATGGCCCTGTTCAGCGAGGGCCAGCCCCTGGGCCGCGTGGTGCTCGAGCAGTCCAGCGAGGACATGGCCCGGGACATCCTGCTGCTCCGGGCGGTCACGCTCTTCGTGGCCCTCTGCGGGATGACCGTGGGCATGCTCCTGTTCGCGCTGATCATCCGGCGCATCGTCCGGCCGCTGCAGGAGCTGGATGCCGCGGCGCGCCGCGTGGTGGAGGGGGATTTCAGCGTGGAGGCCCAGGTCCAAAGCCGGGACGAGATCGGCCAGCTGGCGGAGACCTTCAACCTCATGCTGGGCAAGATCCGCGGTTCCATGCAAAGCCTGGAGGAGCAGCAGGCCTACCTCAACCGCAGCGTGGAGGTCCTGCTGGGTGCCATGCAGCGCTTCGCCGAGGGCGACCTGACGCAGCACCTGCAGGCCGAGCGCGAGGACGCCATCGGCCGCTTGACCCAGGGCTTCAACACCACGGTGGGCAGGCTGCGCGAATTGATGAAGGGGCTGGCCGGCGACGGGGAGACCCTGGCTGGCGCGGCCACGGATCTGACCCGGGTTTCGACCAAGATGCTGGGGGAGGCGCGGGCCAGCGCCCAGCGGGCCGGCCAGATGGCCGGACAGACCCAAATGGTGGACCAGCACATCCAGAGCGTGGCCACGGCCACCGAGGAGATGGGCGCCTCCATCAACGAAATCGCCCGCAGCTCCACGGACGCGGCCAACACGGCCGCCAGCGCCGTCCAGCTGGCCGACCAGGCCAACGTCACCGTGGACAAGCTGGGCGAGAGCAGCCGCGAGATCGGCGAGGTAGTGAAGGTGATCACCTCCATCGCCGAGCAGACCAACCTGCTGGCCTTGAACGCGACCATCGAGGCCGCCCGGGCCGGCGACGCGGGCCGGGGCTTCGCCGTGGTGGCCAACGAGGTGAAGGAACTGGCCAAGGAGACCGCCCGGGCCACGGAGGCCATCGGCTCGCGCATCGCCGTGATCCAGCAGGACACGGCCCAGGCGGTGGCGGCCATCGCCCGCATCAACGAGGCCATCACGCGGGTGAGTTCGATCCAGACCACCATCGCCGGCGCGGTGGAGGAACAGGCCGTGACCACCTCGGAGATCAACCAAAGCCTGACCAGCGCGGCGGACGGCTCGCGCTCCATCGCCACCGGCGTGGACGTGGTGGTCCAGGGGGCCGAGGGCACCACGGCGGGCGCCCAGGAACTGCAGGACGCGGCCACGCGCCTGGGCCGGATCTCGGCGGGCCTGACGGAGGCCGTCCGGCGCTTCCGGATCTGA
- a CDS encoding carboxypeptidase M32: MDTLKRLKARLATINDLDSAQALLGWDQHTYMPRGGLEPRVRQMATLQRLSHEWLAAPETSELVSALEARLGELEPLDARLVVVTRRDLDQALRLPGELVQRKSEATGRALDSWMINKPLNNFDAYRPHLEEIFAIVREEADALGYPEQPYDALLNRYEPGLLTSRLQTIFAELGAGLVPLARQLFERAGRVDDAFLYQAFDPQAQWDFTVEILGAMGYDFAHGRQDKSPHPFTTGFGIPDVRVTTRIHECDFRAGLFGSLHEGGHALYEQNINPAFDRGPLAQGSSLGIHESQSRLWENLVGRSRPFWNRWFGEVKHRFPAQLEGVGFQRFHEAINRVKPSLIRIEADEVTYSLHIFVRFELELELLSGRLAVRDLPEAWNQKMRDTLGLTPPTVAEGCMQDMHWADASVGYFPTYALGNLYGVMIFNQARAELPDLDEQISSGRLAPLKDWLTDKVYRHGRSLDPAEILRQATGRELSPQPFLQYVREKYGEIYGLE; the protein is encoded by the coding sequence ATGGACACGCTCAAGCGCCTCAAGGCCCGGCTGGCCACCATCAACGATCTGGATTCCGCGCAGGCCCTGCTGGGCTGGGATCAGCACACCTACATGCCCCGGGGCGGCCTGGAACCCCGCGTGCGCCAGATGGCCACGCTCCAGCGTCTCTCCCACGAGTGGCTGGCTGCGCCGGAGACCTCGGAGCTGGTGAGCGCCCTGGAGGCCCGGCTGGGCGAGCTGGAGCCCCTGGACGCCCGGCTGGTGGTGGTGACCCGGCGCGACCTGGACCAGGCCCTGCGCCTCCCCGGCGAGCTGGTCCAGCGCAAGTCCGAGGCCACCGGACGGGCCCTGGACAGCTGGATGATCAACAAACCCCTCAACAATTTCGACGCCTACCGGCCCCACCTGGAGGAGATCTTCGCCATCGTGCGCGAGGAGGCCGACGCCCTGGGGTATCCCGAGCAGCCCTACGACGCGCTGCTCAACCGCTACGAACCCGGCCTGCTCACCAGCCGCCTGCAGACCATCTTCGCCGAGCTGGGCGCGGGGCTGGTGCCGCTGGCGCGCCAGCTCTTCGAGCGCGCCGGGCGCGTGGACGACGCCTTCCTCTACCAGGCCTTCGATCCCCAGGCCCAGTGGGACTTCACCGTGGAGATTCTCGGCGCCATGGGCTACGACTTCGCCCACGGCCGGCAGGACAAGAGCCCGCACCCCTTCACCACGGGCTTCGGCATCCCCGACGTGCGGGTGACCACGCGCATCCACGAGTGCGATTTCCGCGCCGGCCTGTTCGGCAGCCTGCACGAGGGCGGACACGCCCTCTACGAGCAGAACATCAACCCCGCCTTCGACCGCGGACCGCTGGCCCAGGGCAGCAGCCTGGGCATCCACGAGAGCCAGAGCCGCCTGTGGGAGAACCTGGTGGGCCGCTCCCGGCCCTTCTGGAACCGCTGGTTCGGCGAGGTCAAGCACCGCTTCCCGGCCCAGCTGGAGGGCGTGGGCTTCCAGCGCTTCCACGAGGCCATCAACCGGGTCAAGCCCAGCCTGATCCGCATCGAGGCCGACGAGGTCACCTACAGCCTGCACATCTTCGTGCGCTTCGAGCTGGAGCTGGAGCTGCTCTCCGGCCGGTTGGCCGTCCGCGACCTGCCCGAGGCCTGGAACCAAAAGATGCGCGACACCCTGGGCCTCACCCCGCCCACGGTGGCCGAGGGCTGCATGCAGGACATGCACTGGGCGGACGCCTCCGTCGGCTACTTCCCCACCTACGCCCTGGGCAACCTCTACGGCGTGATGATCTTCAACCAGGCCCGCGCCGAGCTGCCCGACCTGGACGAGCAGATCTCCTCCGGCCGGCTGGCTCCGCTGAAGGACTGGCTGACGGACAAGGTCTACCGCCACGGCCGCTCCCTGGACCCGGCGGAGATCCTGCGCCAGGCCACCGGACGCGAGCTCTCCCCCCAACCCTTCCTGCAGTACGTGCGGGAGAAGTACGGCGAGATCTACGGCCTGGAGTAG